The following proteins are encoded in a genomic region of Streptococcus constellatus subsp. constellatus:
- a CDS encoding SPFH domain-containing protein, with amino-acid sequence MGLIKAGIGAVGGVLADQWKEFFYCDAMDKSVMVVKGQKQVSGRSSNTKGNDNIISNGSGIAVADGQCMMIVEQGKIVEVCAEPGQFTYDTSSEPSIFTGNLGDSIKETFKQIGKRFTYGGDTGKDQRVYYFNTKELIDNKFGTPNPIPFRVVDSKIGLDVDVSVRCSGVYSYKIADPLLFYTNVCGNVEKEYLREELESQLKTEFISALQPAFATLSDLELRPNQIVSHNTELENAMNEALSSKWGELRGLKVISVALGSVTLPDEDAEMIKQAQRVAIMKDPTMAAATLVGAQADAMKAAAENPGGAMTGFMGVGMAAGAGGMNAQNLFAMGQEQAASQQTQTASATSQTQTTADKWTCPNGHEASGKFCPECGSPKPVSDSWTCTCGAVNKGKFCSNCGKPKPEPQRQYRCSNCGWQPEDAYNPPKFCPECGNVFDENDLV; translated from the coding sequence ATGGGACTCATTAAAGCAGGAATTGGTGCCGTAGGCGGCGTATTGGCTGACCAATGGAAAGAATTCTTTTACTGTGATGCCATGGACAAGTCCGTCATGGTGGTCAAAGGACAAAAGCAAGTATCTGGACGTTCATCTAATACGAAGGGTAACGACAACATTATTTCGAATGGTTCTGGAATTGCTGTTGCAGATGGTCAGTGTATGATGATTGTTGAGCAAGGAAAAATTGTTGAAGTCTGTGCAGAACCTGGTCAGTTCACTTATGACACCTCTAGCGAGCCGAGCATTTTTACAGGTAATTTAGGCGATTCCATTAAGGAAACTTTTAAACAAATTGGAAAACGTTTCACTTATGGTGGTGATACAGGCAAAGATCAACGTGTTTATTATTTCAATACAAAAGAGCTGATTGATAATAAGTTTGGCACACCAAATCCGATTCCGTTTCGTGTGGTGGATTCAAAAATCGGCTTAGATGTGGATGTTTCTGTCCGTTGTTCTGGTGTTTATTCTTATAAGATTGCAGACCCACTTCTTTTCTATACCAATGTCTGTGGCAATGTCGAAAAAGAATATTTGCGTGAAGAGTTAGAATCACAACTGAAAACAGAATTTATCAGTGCTCTTCAACCAGCATTCGCTACATTGTCTGATTTAGAATTGCGACCAAATCAAATCGTTAGCCATAATACAGAACTCGAAAATGCTATGAATGAAGCACTCTCTAGCAAATGGGGCGAGCTTCGTGGTTTGAAAGTCATCAGTGTAGCTCTTGGTTCAGTAACTCTTCCAGACGAAGATGCTGAAATGATTAAGCAGGCTCAACGTGTGGCTATTATGAAGGACCCAACCATGGCAGCGGCTACCTTAGTCGGTGCACAGGCAGATGCTATGAAAGCAGCGGCTGAAAATCCAGGCGGTGCGATGACTGGCTTTATGGGAGTAGGAATGGCAGCGGGCGCAGGCGGCATGAATGCTCAAAATCTTTTTGCGATGGGACAAGAGCAGGCAGCTAGTCAGCAAACGCAAACAGCGAGTGCAACCTCTCAAACCCAAACTACTGCAGATAAATGGACTTGTCCAAATGGACATGAAGCTTCAGGTAAATTCTGTCCAGAATGCGGTTCACCAAAACCTGTGAGTGACAGCTGGACTTGTACTTGCGGCGCTGTAAATAAAGGTAAATTCTGCTCAAATTGTGGAAAACCAAAGCCAGAACCCCAACGTCAATACCGTTGCAGCAATTGTGGCTGGCAGCCAGAAGATGCTTATAATCCACCTAAATTCTGCCCAGAATGTGGCAATGTATTTGATGAAAATGACCTTGTTTAA
- a CDS encoding O-methyltransferase: MVKSYSKNANHNMRRPVVKEEIVDFMRTRQKRVSGSLEELENFAHEENIPIIPHETVAYFRFLLETLQPEKILEIGTAIGFSALLMAEHAPHAQITTIDRNPEMIALAKANFAKFDKRRQITLLEGDAMAILPSLKDFYDFVFMDSAKSKYVVFLPEVLKHLDSGGIIIIDDVFQGGDVAKDIIEVRRSQRTIYRGLQNLFDATLDNPDLTATLLPLGDGLLMIRKK, encoded by the coding sequence ATGGTTAAATCCTATAGTAAAAATGCCAATCACAATATGCGTCGCCCCGTTGTCAAGGAAGAAATAGTTGATTTTATGCGGACACGGCAAAAACGAGTTTCGGGCTCCTTAGAAGAGCTCGAAAATTTTGCTCATGAAGAAAATATTCCCATTATTCCTCACGAAACAGTTGCATATTTTCGTTTTTTGTTAGAAACGTTACAGCCTGAAAAAATTTTGGAAATTGGGACAGCCATTGGTTTTTCAGCACTTTTAATGGCAGAACATGCACCACATGCGCAAATTACAACGATTGATCGCAATCCAGAAATGATTGCTCTTGCTAAAGCAAATTTTGCCAAGTTTGATAAGCGCAGGCAAATTACATTGCTTGAAGGAGACGCAATGGCTATTCTTCCCAGCTTGAAAGATTTCTATGACTTTGTCTTTATGGATTCTGCCAAGTCCAAATACGTTGTTTTTCTGCCGGAAGTTCTGAAACACCTTGATTCGGGAGGAATTATCATCATAGACGATGTTTTCCAGGGTGGAGATGTTGCTAAGGATATAATAGAAGTACGTCGAAGTCAGAGAACCATTTATCGTGGCTTGCAAAACTTATTTGATGCAACGCTTGATAATCCAGATTTAACAGCTACCTTATTACCGCTTGGTGATGGTTTGTTGATGATTCGAAAAAAATGA
- the prsA gene encoding peptidylprolyl isomerase PrsA: MKKKFLAGAITLLSVVTLAACSQAGGKDIITMKGSTITVSDFYNKVKNNAAAQQVLLNMTIKNVFEKKYGKNVTEKEVTETFNKTKSSYGNAFAQALARAGLTEETYREQIKTNKLVEYAVKKEAEKSLTDANYKKAYESYTPEVTAQIIKVNNQNKAKELLAKAKAEGADFGKLAKENSTDTKTKNKGGEVKFDSTSTEVPAAVQKAAFALEANGISEVVTVKTSATSTSYYIVKVNSKKKKSDNWKDYKTQLKKMVLGQKQNDRTFIQKVVAKELQAANIKVKDQAFQNLFSQYVKSDNKSTSSSSSSSK; this comes from the coding sequence ATGAAGAAAAAATTTCTAGCAGGAGCTATTACGCTTTTGTCGGTTGTAACGTTAGCAGCATGTTCACAAGCAGGTGGAAAAGATATTATCACGATGAAGGGGAGTACGATTACTGTTAGTGATTTTTACAACAAAGTGAAAAATAATGCAGCGGCTCAACAAGTGCTTCTAAATATGACAATCAAAAATGTTTTTGAAAAAAAATATGGTAAGAATGTCACAGAGAAAGAAGTTACTGAAACATTTAATAAAACTAAGAGTAGTTATGGGAATGCTTTTGCACAAGCATTGGCAAGAGCAGGATTGACAGAAGAGACTTACCGTGAACAAATTAAAACAAACAAATTAGTAGAATATGCGGTTAAAAAAGAAGCTGAAAAAAGCTTAACTGATGCTAACTATAAGAAAGCTTATGAGAGCTATACACCAGAAGTAACTGCTCAAATCATTAAAGTCAACAATCAAAATAAAGCAAAAGAACTTTTAGCAAAAGCAAAAGCTGAGGGTGCAGACTTTGGTAAATTAGCTAAAGAAAACTCCACTGATACAAAAACAAAAAATAAAGGTGGCGAAGTCAAGTTTGATTCAACTTCAACAGAAGTACCAGCTGCGGTCCAAAAAGCAGCTTTTGCGCTTGAAGCAAATGGAATTTCTGAGGTTGTGACAGTTAAGACATCTGCGACTTCTACAAGTTATTATATTGTGAAAGTTAATAGCAAAAAGAAAAAATCTGATAATTGGAAAGATTATAAGACCCAATTGAAGAAGATGGTATTAGGTCAAAAGCAAAATGATCGTACGTTTATCCAAAAAGTTGTTGCCAAAGAATTGCAAGCAGCTAATATTAAAGTAAAAGATCAAGCTTTCCAAAATCTATTCTCACAATATGTTAAGTCAGATAACAAATCAACATCTAGCTCGTCATCTTCATCAAAATAA
- a CDS encoding competence protein CoiA, which yields MLIACQENGNLLNAVEDTVNPLDKFLCPACLEAVRFKKGRVMRPHFAHISLKDCHFYTENESAEHLNLKAALFTWARKSNHAVQVEAYLPKLQQIADLLVEKQIALEVQCSSLSQKRLKERTDSYHQHGYHVLWLLGKKLWLKDSLTNLQKDFLYFSQNMGFYLWELDDKKQKIRLKYLIHEDLHGRAQYKVQSFPFGQGSLLTVLRTPFQRQEMTSFLAKEDKNICRYVRQQLYYQQPKWMKLQAELYQAGDNLLTKTASDFYPQVQPVRASSFCQIFQDLTPYYQQFSAYYEKEKNKNFQILYPPAFYTRILSVFMIE from the coding sequence ATGCTAATAGCTTGTCAGGAAAATGGGAACCTACTAAATGCTGTGGAAGATACGGTAAATCCGCTGGATAAATTTCTCTGTCCAGCTTGTTTGGAGGCGGTCCGTTTTAAAAAAGGAAGAGTCATGCGACCGCATTTTGCTCATATTTCTTTAAAAGACTGTCATTTTTATACGGAAAATGAAAGCGCAGAACACCTGAATTTGAAAGCTGCCTTGTTTACTTGGGCCAGAAAGTCTAATCATGCAGTTCAAGTGGAAGCGTATTTACCTAAATTGCAACAAATTGCAGATCTGTTAGTAGAGAAACAGATTGCGCTTGAAGTTCAATGCAGTTCGCTGAGTCAAAAGCGCTTAAAAGAGCGTACGGACAGTTATCATCAGCACGGTTATCATGTTCTTTGGCTATTAGGAAAGAAACTTTGGCTGAAAGATTCTTTAACTAATTTGCAAAAAGATTTTCTTTATTTCAGTCAAAATATGGGCTTTTATCTGTGGGAATTGGATGATAAAAAGCAGAAGATTCGACTCAAGTATCTGATTCACGAAGATTTGCATGGTCGAGCTCAATATAAGGTCCAGTCTTTTCCTTTTGGTCAGGGCAGCCTTTTGACTGTTCTGCGAACGCCCTTTCAACGGCAGGAGATGACCAGTTTTTTAGCAAAAGAGGATAAAAATATTTGCCGTTATGTTCGTCAACAGCTCTATTATCAACAACCTAAATGGATGAAATTACAGGCAGAATTGTATCAAGCGGGTGATAATTTATTGACTAAAACGGCTAGTGACTTTTATCCGCAGGTTCAGCCTGTTCGTGCCAGCTCTTTTTGTCAGATTTTTCAAGACCTCACACCTTATTACCAACAATTTTCAGCTTATTATGAAAAGGAAAAGAATAAAAATTTTCAAATTCTCTATCCTCCAGCTTTTTATACAAGGATTTTATCAGTATTTATGATAGAATAG
- the alaS gene encoding alanine--tRNA ligase, producing MKQLSSAQVRQMWLDFWASKGHAIEPSVSLVPVNDPTLLWINSGVATLKKYFDGTIIPENPRITNAQKAIRTNDIENVGKTARHHTMFEMLGNFSIGDYFRDEAIEWAFELLTSPKWFDFPKDKLYMTYYPDDHDSYNRWISVGVDPSHLIPIEDNFWEIGAGPSGPDTEIFFDRGEAFDPEHQGLRLLAEDIENDRYIEIWNIVLSQFNADPSIPRSEYKELPHKNIDTGAGLERLVAVIQGAKTNFETDLFMPIISEVEKLSGKNYNPDGDNMSFKVIADHIRSLSFAIGDGALPGNEGRGYVLRRLLRRASMHGQKLGINEPFLYKLVPTVGKIMESYYPEVLEKQDFIEKIVKSEEESFARTLHSGQHFAQSIVKELKTKGQSVISGTDVFKLYDTYGFPVELTQEIAEEAGMTVDREGFESAMKEQQERARASVVKGGSMGMQNETLQNITAESHFNYEKEILSANLVAIVAADEEVEEVSTGKAYLVFSETPFYAEMGGQVADHGHIFDSEGQLVAQVVDVQKAPNGQPLHTVEVLAPLTLGHEYKLEIDHDRRHRVMKNHTATHLLHAALHHVLGKHATQAGSLNEVEFLRFDFTHFQAVTAEELRCIEQEVNEKIWEAIDIKTIETDIDTAKEMGAMALFGEKYGKEVRVVTIGDYSIELCGGTHMKNTSEIGLFKIVKEEGIGSGTRRILAVTSKEAFEAYREEEDALKAIATTLKVPQMKEVSRKVEALQEQLRQLQKENAELKEKAAAAASGEVFKNVQEANGHSFIASQVSVSEAGALRTFADTWKQKDYSDVLVLVAAIGEKVNVLVASKTKDIHAGNLIKELAPIVAGRGGGKPDMAMAGGSNQAAIQELLTAVPEKL from the coding sequence ATGAAACAATTATCGAGCGCTCAAGTACGCCAAATGTGGTTAGATTTTTGGGCTTCAAAAGGGCATGCTATAGAACCGTCTGTTAGTTTAGTGCCAGTCAATGATCCAACCTTGCTGTGGATTAATTCTGGGGTTGCAACGTTAAAGAAGTATTTTGATGGCACTATTATTCCAGAAAATCCACGGATTACCAATGCGCAGAAAGCGATTCGGACGAACGATATTGAAAATGTCGGAAAAACAGCGCGGCACCATACCATGTTTGAAATGTTAGGAAATTTTTCTATTGGTGATTATTTCCGTGATGAAGCAATTGAGTGGGCCTTTGAACTCTTAACCAGCCCTAAATGGTTTGATTTCCCGAAAGATAAGCTCTATATGACTTATTATCCGGACGATCATGATTCTTACAATCGTTGGATTTCAGTTGGCGTCGATCCAAGCCATTTGATTCCAATTGAGGATAATTTTTGGGAAATTGGTGCAGGACCTTCTGGGCCCGATACAGAAATTTTCTTTGACCGTGGAGAAGCTTTTGATCCTGAACATCAAGGACTTCGTTTACTTGCAGAAGATATTGAAAATGATCGTTACATTGAAATTTGGAATATTGTTCTGTCTCAATTCAATGCAGATCCATCTATCCCACGGAGTGAATATAAGGAGCTACCTCACAAAAATATTGATACAGGTGCAGGTTTAGAGCGTTTGGTGGCGGTTATCCAAGGGGCAAAAACAAATTTTGAAACAGACCTCTTTATGCCAATTATCAGCGAAGTAGAAAAATTATCCGGTAAGAATTATAATCCAGACGGAGATAATATGAGCTTCAAGGTCATTGCAGACCATATCCGTTCTTTGTCATTTGCTATTGGGGATGGTGCTCTTCCGGGAAATGAAGGACGTGGCTATGTTTTACGCCGCTTGCTCCGCCGAGCTTCTATGCATGGTCAAAAATTAGGAATCAATGAGCCTTTCCTTTACAAACTCGTTCCAACAGTTGGGAAAATTATGGAAAGTTATTATCCAGAAGTGCTTGAAAAGCAAGATTTCATCGAAAAAATTGTCAAAAGTGAAGAAGAATCATTTGCTCGTACACTTCATTCAGGTCAACACTTTGCACAAAGTATTGTAAAGGAACTAAAAACAAAAGGACAGTCTGTTATTTCAGGAACTGATGTCTTTAAACTTTATGATACCTATGGTTTCCCAGTAGAATTGACCCAAGAAATCGCTGAAGAAGCAGGTATGACAGTAGACCGTGAAGGTTTTGAATCTGCTATGAAAGAGCAGCAAGAACGAGCGCGGGCTAGCGTTGTTAAAGGTGGCTCTATGGGCATGCAAAATGAAACTTTGCAAAACATCACAGCTGAAAGCCACTTTAATTATGAAAAAGAAATCTTATCTGCAAACTTGGTTGCGATTGTGGCAGCTGACGAAGAAGTTGAAGAAGTTTCAACTGGGAAAGCTTACCTTGTTTTTTCAGAGACGCCTTTTTATGCTGAAATGGGGGGACAAGTGGCAGACCATGGACACATTTTTGACTCTGAAGGTCAACTCGTTGCCCAAGTTGTAGATGTTCAAAAAGCCCCAAATGGACAACCGCTCCATACGGTAGAAGTGCTAGCACCACTCACGTTAGGCCATGAGTATAAACTTGAAATTGACCACGATCGTCGTCACCGTGTGATGAAGAATCACACTGCAACACACCTACTTCATGCGGCTCTTCATCATGTCTTAGGTAAACATGCAACGCAAGCAGGCTCTCTCAATGAAGTAGAATTTCTTCGATTTGACTTCACTCATTTCCAAGCAGTTACAGCAGAAGAGCTACGTTGCATTGAGCAAGAAGTTAATGAAAAAATTTGGGAAGCCATTGACATTAAAACTATTGAAACAGACATTGATACTGCTAAAGAAATGGGTGCGATGGCTCTCTTTGGAGAAAAATACGGAAAAGAAGTTCGTGTGGTGACAATTGGAGATTACTCTATTGAGTTGTGTGGTGGTACTCACATGAAGAATACTTCTGAAATTGGTCTTTTCAAGATTGTCAAAGAAGAAGGAATCGGCTCAGGAACTCGTCGTATCCTCGCTGTGACGAGCAAAGAAGCCTTTGAAGCGTACCGTGAGGAAGAAGATGCTTTGAAAGCTATTGCAACGACATTGAAAGTCCCACAAATGAAAGAAGTTTCTCGTAAAGTTGAAGCCTTGCAAGAACAACTTCGTCAATTGCAAAAAGAAAATGCTGAACTGAAAGAAAAAGCAGCAGCAGCAGCTTCAGGTGAAGTCTTCAAGAATGTTCAGGAAGCTAATGGACACAGCTTTATTGCCAGCCAAGTTTCTGTATCTGAAGCGGGTGCTCTACGCACTTTTGCAGACACTTGGAAACAAAAAGACTATTCAGACGTTCTTGTCCTTGTGGCAGCCATTGGTGAGAAAGTGAATGTTCTTGTGGCTAGCAAAACAAAAGATATTCACGCTGGTAATTTAATCAAGGAACTTGCTCCAATCGTAGCTGGTCGTGGTGGTGGTAAACCAGATATGGCAATGGCTGGAGGAAGCAACCAAGCAGCTATTCAAGAATTACTTACAGCTGTTCCTGAAAAATTGTAA
- a CDS encoding MFS transporter: MFRKFQNSYFAYFLMYNFYFLAYALFSTLISVYMLDKGYSASQVSLVVSASFFSSMIVQPLMGILNDKIGIKKVTIYSFLLINIAAIFFMQANNLLLLTVWYSAVLMLVNGVNPVMDVLAARSPYTYGKIRIWGTFGYAMGSQLAGLIYKFISPQAIFIVFISMMCVSILGVFGIEPKHNQGSKKATQTKNGSSIGQIFKNKTYLFYLLIVALYSGVGNTGHTYIPSMLEHSGLSVNMATTVVAISVICESPLIFFSYLFMDKVPIKKLLYIPLGILLLQYVIYGLDLGLTSKILLTLMSKHATGMLLIMVTLKIVANIVDENYLVTAIALVQTARNLGTILIQNIAGDIIDKSGYEMMSFFLAGVMVLVLVLAFFLKVPNKSNQKLFG, encoded by the coding sequence ATGTTTAGGAAATTTCAAAATAGCTATTTTGCCTATTTTTTAATGTATAACTTTTATTTTTTAGCATATGCACTTTTTTCGACTTTAATTTCAGTATATATGCTTGATAAGGGTTATTCAGCTAGTCAGGTGTCACTTGTTGTCTCTGCCTCATTCTTTTCTTCTATGATTGTTCAGCCACTCATGGGGATTTTAAACGATAAGATTGGCATTAAAAAAGTGACCATTTATAGTTTTCTTCTGATTAATATCGCTGCAATCTTTTTTATGCAAGCCAATAATCTTTTATTGTTGACAGTCTGGTATAGTGCTGTTTTAATGTTGGTCAATGGAGTCAATCCTGTTATGGATGTGTTGGCTGCTAGAAGCCCTTATACTTATGGGAAAATTCGTATCTGGGGTACTTTTGGTTATGCAATGGGCTCACAATTAGCAGGATTGATTTATAAATTCATCTCACCGCAAGCAATTTTTATCGTGTTTATCAGTATGATGTGTGTGAGTATTCTTGGGGTATTTGGGATTGAGCCAAAACATAACCAAGGTTCAAAAAAAGCCACACAAACGAAAAATGGCTCTTCTATTGGGCAAATTTTCAAAAATAAAACGTATTTGTTTTATCTTCTTATCGTGGCACTCTATTCTGGAGTTGGAAATACAGGGCATACATATATCCCTTCTATGCTAGAGCATAGCGGTTTAAGTGTTAATATGGCGACAACTGTGGTAGCTATTTCTGTAATTTGCGAGTCGCCATTGATTTTCTTTTCTTATCTTTTTATGGATAAGGTTCCAATTAAAAAATTGCTCTATATTCCTTTGGGAATTTTGCTTTTACAGTATGTGATTTATGGATTGGATTTGGGGCTTACTTCCAAAATTCTCTTAACTTTAATGTCAAAGCATGCTACAGGTATGTTGTTAATTATGGTGACTTTGAAGATTGTTGCTAACATAGTAGATGAGAATTATTTGGTCACAGCTATTGCTTTGGTGCAGACAGCGCGCAATTTGGGAACCATTCTTATTCAAAATATTGCAGGAGATATTATTGATAAATCTGGCTATGAAATGATGAGTTTTTTCTTAGCTGGTGTAATGGTTCTAGTGCTTGTTTTAGCTTTCTTTTTGAAAGTACCAAACAAGTCAAATCAGAAATTGTTTGGTTAA
- the pepF gene encoding oligoendopeptidase F, with the protein MAKQRNEIEEKYTWDLTTIFPTDEAFEMELAQVSKELKEASHLAGHLLDSADSLLKTTDIQMDLMRRIEKLYSYAHMKNDQDTRVAKYQEYQAKGMAIYSEFGQVFAFYEPEFMAITDEQYQVFLVEKPELQIYQHFFDKLLQKKPHILSQREEELLAGAGEIFSAAGDTFGILDNADIVFPIVHDEEGNEVQLTHGNYISLVESKNRTVRKEAYEALYSVYEQYQHTYAKTLQTNVKVHNYNAKVRKFSSAREAALSANFIPESVYESLVSAVNKHLPLLHRYVQLRAKILGISDLKMYDVYTPLSEIDYKFTYEAALTKAEEVLAILGDDYLNRVKKAFSERWIDVCENQGKRSGAYSGGSYDTNAFMLLNWQDTLDNLFTLVHETGHSMHSSYTRETQPYVYGDYSIFLAEIASTTNENILTEKLLEEVDDDQTRFAILNHFLDGFRGTVFRQTQFAEFEHAIHKADQEGQVLTSEFLNNLYADLNEKYYGLTKEDNPQIQYEWARIPHFYYDYYVFQYATGFSAASALADKIVNGTQEDKEKYLHYLKAGNSDYPLNVIKKAGVDMEKEDYLNAAFAVFERRLDEFEALVEKLGLA; encoded by the coding sequence ATGGCAAAACAAAGAAATGAAATTGAAGAAAAATACACTTGGGATTTAACGACGATTTTCCCAACGGATGAAGCGTTTGAAATGGAATTAGCGCAAGTTTCAAAGGAATTAAAAGAAGCTAGTCATTTAGCAGGTCATCTTTTGGATTCAGCCGATAGCCTTTTAAAAACGACAGACATCCAAATGGATTTAATGCGTCGTATTGAAAAGCTCTATTCCTATGCTCACATGAAAAATGATCAAGATACGCGTGTGGCAAAATATCAAGAGTATCAAGCCAAGGGCATGGCTATTTATAGCGAGTTCGGGCAGGTGTTTGCTTTCTATGAGCCAGAATTTATGGCAATTACAGATGAACAGTATCAGGTTTTCTTAGTTGAAAAACCTGAATTGCAAATCTATCAGCACTTCTTTGACAAGTTATTGCAAAAGAAACCTCACATCCTTTCTCAACGCGAGGAAGAATTGTTGGCAGGTGCTGGTGAAATTTTTAGTGCTGCTGGTGATACTTTTGGAATTTTGGACAATGCCGATATCGTCTTTCCAATTGTACATGATGAAGAAGGCAATGAAGTACAATTGACGCATGGAAATTACATTAGCTTAGTGGAGTCAAAAAATCGTACAGTCCGTAAGGAAGCTTATGAAGCACTTTATAGCGTTTATGAACAATATCAACATACTTATGCTAAGACACTCCAAACAAATGTTAAGGTGCATAATTACAATGCAAAAGTACGTAAGTTTTCTTCGGCACGCGAAGCAGCCTTGTCTGCTAACTTTATTCCAGAAAGTGTTTATGAGAGCTTGGTGTCTGCAGTCAACAAACATTTACCGCTCTTACATCGCTATGTTCAGTTACGAGCTAAGATTTTAGGCATTTCAGATCTCAAGATGTATGACGTTTATACACCGCTATCAGAGATAGATTATAAATTTACCTATGAAGCAGCTTTGACGAAAGCGGAAGAAGTTTTAGCAATTCTTGGAGATGATTATCTTAACCGAGTGAAAAAAGCCTTTTCAGAGCGTTGGATTGATGTTTGTGAGAATCAAGGTAAACGGTCAGGAGCTTATTCTGGCGGCTCTTACGATACTAATGCTTTTATGTTGCTGAATTGGCAAGATACCTTAGATAATCTCTTCACCTTGGTTCATGAAACGGGTCATAGTATGCATTCTAGCTATACTCGTGAAACACAGCCTTATGTTTATGGTGATTATTCTATTTTCTTAGCTGAGATTGCTTCTACTACCAATGAAAATATACTGACGGAGAAATTATTGGAAGAAGTAGATGACGATCAAACTCGTTTTGCGATTCTGAATCATTTCTTGGATGGCTTCCGCGGAACTGTTTTCCGCCAAACTCAATTTGCTGAGTTTGAGCATGCTATCCATAAGGCTGATCAAGAAGGTCAAGTCTTAACTAGTGAATTTTTGAATAATTTATACGCAGATTTGAACGAAAAATATTATGGTTTGACGAAAGAAGATAATCCACAAATTCAATACGAATGGGCACGGATTCCTCATTTTTACTATGACTATTATGTATTTCAATATGCGACTGGTTTTTCAGCAGCATCTGCCTTAGCCGATAAAATTGTCAATGGAACGCAAGAAGATAAAGAGAAATATCTCCATTATCTCAAAGCAGGAAATTCTGATTATCCGCTGAATGTCATTAAAAAAGCTGGTGTTGATATGGAAAAAGAAGACTATCTCAATGCTGCCTTTGCAGTCTTTGAACGTCGTCTTGATGAATTTGAAGCACTTGTAGAAAAGTTGGGCTTAGCATAA
- a CDS encoding LURP-one-related/scramblase family protein produces MKTYLVKQKFRFGGEKFDIKDDRGNVDYQVEGSFLKIPKTFTIYDYKGELVSQIIKKTLTFLPQFEVQLCNGSNFYIRKKFTFLRDKYEFDNLGLRVEGNIWDLEFRLLDDQGQVIAEISKELFHLTSTYQVTIYEDSYADLIISLCIAIDYVEALENSSS; encoded by the coding sequence ATGAAGACCTATCTTGTAAAACAGAAATTTCGCTTTGGTGGTGAAAAGTTTGATATCAAGGATGATCGAGGAAACGTTGATTATCAAGTGGAAGGAAGCTTTTTAAAAATTCCAAAAACCTTCACCATTTATGACTATAAAGGTGAATTAGTGAGTCAGATTATTAAAAAAACACTTACTTTTTTGCCCCAATTTGAAGTTCAATTGTGCAATGGTTCGAATTTTTATATTCGTAAAAAATTTACCTTTTTACGAGATAAATATGAATTTGACAACTTAGGTTTGCGCGTGGAAGGAAATATCTGGGATTTGGAATTTCGTTTGCTAGATGATCAGGGACAAGTAATTGCAGAGATTTCAAAAGAGTTATTTCATCTGACTTCCACTTATCAGGTTACGATTTATGAAGATTCCTATGCTGATTTGATCATTTCATTATGTATCGCCATTGACTATGTGGAGGCTCTCGAAAATAGCTCTTCGTAG